A window of Benincasa hispida cultivar B227 chromosome 9, ASM972705v1, whole genome shotgun sequence genomic DNA:
agCATTCTTCAGGAATGATTCTTAGCtacaaaaccaaaatttttattattaattacaaaaagGGTGTTTTTTCTGCTCAAAGTGGAAGCGATGAACTGCCAAAGACTTCACATTTCTTTGAACAAGTTTGGTAAAAAGTTCTGTGCCTTGCAAGCATTGGctgttagttttttttcttttactttcctttttttgaaaaaaagttgAAGATACCAAAGAGATGGCACACAATTGAAGCTGAGCTGAACAGTGTTTGAATTTGATGGCCTCAAGCATGAGTTGCAGTGTAAGAGGAGGCTGCAGCTGCATGGTTAGACCACACAGAGACTCTCCAAAATGGTCGTTGCTTGCGTTTCGGTTGGTGACCGACCAACTCCGACTCCGATCGACGTAACATTTCCCACATCACCTTCACATCTTCGTATCCACAGGTTTCTACATCATCATGAAGCTTCAGAAGTCCAGCTCCTATAAGCAGAACAAATCACAAAATTGCTTTAGCATAGCTTTCTAAAGAGCAGTCTTCGTGTGGATGAAAAAAATAGTACACTTCATGTAATAAGAAATCCCTAGGGACACCCACATAACAGATTCAGAATT
This region includes:
- the LOC120087349 gene encoding uncharacterized protein LOC120087349, giving the protein MELWHKMIFPVRRVWLAVSARVRARKSGAGLLKLHDDVETCGYEDVKVMWEMLRRSESELVGHQPKRKQRPFWRVSVWSNHAAAASSYTATHA